Proteins from one Planctomyces sp. SH-PL62 genomic window:
- a CDS encoding arylsulfatase, with translation MTTLKRPARAALASAIVMLAALSGAALPARAAKPPNVVMILADDLGFSDVGVYGGEIATPNLDRLAAGGVRFTQFYNTARCWPSRAALLTGYYPQQVNRDPARRRPTWAALLPDLLRPAGYRSYHSGKWHVDGPVLEGGFARSYSLDDLGDYFAPVAHRLDDEPLPRPGPDDGYYSTTAIASHAIDWLDGHHAEHPGEPFFLYVAFTAPHFPLQALPEDFARYRGRYAEGWDVIRERRWNRQRELGIVDGPLSPRDPETVPPWNLSEEELQRRIGPGEVGRALAWESLTAEQKAFQADKMAVHAAMVDRMDREIGRILERLEAVGALDDTLILFASDNGASAEQLIRSGGHDPSAPMGSARTYLGVGPGWSTAANTPYRLHKYWNYEGGVSTPLIAHWPAGIKARGEIRRTPGHLIDVAPTLLELAGLEFPKAWKGADRPTPPGRSLAPVFAADAAVDRPFLYFHHEGNRGLRVGDWKIVAPARPADAPWQLYDLANDRAEAHDLAAEHPEKVQEMAELWSRQDEEFRRQRAAGPLLPELEPGTPR, from the coding sequence ATGACGACACTGAAACGCCCCGCCCGCGCGGCCCTCGCGTCGGCCATCGTGATGCTCGCCGCCCTGTCCGGGGCGGCCCTCCCCGCGCGGGCCGCGAAGCCGCCGAACGTGGTGATGATCCTGGCCGACGACCTCGGCTTCTCGGACGTGGGCGTCTACGGCGGGGAGATCGCCACGCCGAACCTCGACCGCCTCGCGGCCGGCGGAGTGCGGTTCACCCAGTTCTACAACACGGCCCGCTGCTGGCCGTCGCGTGCGGCGCTGCTGACCGGGTATTACCCGCAGCAGGTGAACCGCGACCCGGCCCGCCGACGGCCGACCTGGGCCGCGCTCCTGCCCGATCTGCTCAGGCCGGCCGGATACCGTTCGTACCACTCGGGCAAGTGGCACGTCGACGGCCCGGTGCTCGAAGGGGGCTTCGCCCGCTCCTACTCGCTCGACGACCTGGGAGACTACTTCGCGCCCGTCGCGCACCGCCTGGACGATGAGCCGTTGCCCAGGCCGGGGCCCGACGACGGATATTACTCGACGACCGCCATCGCCTCGCACGCGATCGACTGGCTCGACGGCCATCATGCCGAGCACCCCGGCGAGCCTTTCTTCCTCTACGTCGCGTTCACCGCGCCCCACTTCCCCCTCCAGGCGCTCCCGGAGGACTTCGCCCGCTATCGCGGACGCTACGCCGAGGGCTGGGACGTGATCCGTGAACGCCGATGGAATCGCCAGCGCGAGCTGGGGATCGTCGACGGCCCGCTCTCGCCGAGGGACCCGGAGACGGTCCCGCCCTGGAATCTGTCCGAGGAGGAGCTGCAACGTCGGATCGGCCCCGGCGAGGTGGGGCGCGCCCTCGCCTGGGAGTCGCTCACGGCCGAGCAGAAGGCCTTTCAGGCGGACAAGATGGCCGTCCACGCGGCGATGGTCGACCGGATGGATCGCGAGATCGGCCGGATCCTGGAACGCCTGGAGGCCGTCGGAGCCCTCGACGACACGCTGATCCTCTTCGCCTCCGACAACGGCGCGAGCGCCGAGCAGCTCATCCGATCCGGCGGCCACGACCCGTCCGCCCCGATGGGCTCCGCCCGGACGTATCTGGGCGTCGGGCCGGGATGGTCGACGGCCGCGAACACCCCGTATCGGCTCCACAAATACTGGAACTACGAGGGGGGCGTCTCCACGCCCTTGATCGCCCACTGGCCCGCCGGCATCAAGGCCCGAGGCGAGATCCGCCGCACGCCGGGACACCTGATCGACGTCGCCCCCACGCTGCTGGAACTGGCCGGGCTGGAATTCCCGAAAGCCTGGAAGGGAGCGGACCGGCCCACGCCCCCCGGCCGCAGCCTCGCGCCGGTCTTCGCGGCGGACGCGGCCGTCGATCGCCCGTTCCTCTACTTCCACCACGAGGGGAATCGCGGCCTGCGGGTCGGCGACTGGAAGATCGTCGCCCCCGCCCGTCCCGCCGACGCCCCCTGGCAGCTCTACGACCTGGCGAACGACCGCGCCGAGGCCCACGACCTGGCCGCCGAGCATCCCGAAAAGGTCCAGGAGATGGCCGAACTCTGGAGCCGCCAGGACGAGGAATTCCGACGCCAGCGCGCCGCCGGCCCCCTCCTGCCGGAGCTGGAACCCGGCACCCCGCGGTAG
- a CDS encoding nucleoside hydrolase, with the protein MNRRSFVAALTVIGLGLGLGFGVPSARPDEPVRVVIDADSANEIDDLYAIVRALVAPEYKVVGVTSAHWMRSTEPNATVHRSQELHERLLDRMGLRETVPHPLGADRSMPDPATPIDSPAARHIIALAHAGGPDDKLLVMALGAPTNLASALLLDPSIEPKVTFAFIDGDYKNGRWGPGIFNWKNDIHAVRAIFESKVDYFHMPAKSVSVEMVLTKQDVDEHLKGRGGAWDFLVERWETFPRTAGKPRKVMWDVALVEAMLRPDLATRVVVGAPIIRDAETVEQHPDNPRRVTVFEAIDAEGMARDFWKALDAAVAGHRSP; encoded by the coding sequence ATGAATCGGCGAAGTTTCGTGGCGGCGTTGACTGTGATCGGGCTCGGGCTCGGGCTCGGGTTCGGCGTTCCTTCGGCCCGGCCCGACGAGCCTGTCCGGGTCGTCATCGACGCCGATTCGGCCAACGAGATCGACGACCTCTACGCCATCGTTCGAGCCCTGGTCGCGCCGGAGTACAAGGTCGTGGGCGTGACCTCGGCCCACTGGATGCGCTCGACCGAGCCCAACGCGACGGTCCACCGGAGCCAGGAGCTTCACGAGCGGCTCCTCGACCGGATGGGCCTGCGGGAGACGGTCCCCCATCCTCTCGGGGCCGACCGCTCGATGCCCGATCCGGCCACCCCGATCGATTCGCCCGCCGCCCGGCACATCATCGCCCTCGCCCACGCCGGCGGCCCCGACGACAAGCTGCTCGTCATGGCCCTCGGCGCGCCTACGAACCTCGCTTCGGCCCTGCTGCTGGACCCCTCGATCGAGCCGAAGGTCACCTTCGCCTTCATCGACGGCGACTACAAGAACGGTCGATGGGGGCCGGGCATCTTCAACTGGAAGAACGACATCCACGCCGTCCGGGCGATCTTCGAATCGAAGGTGGACTACTTCCACATGCCGGCCAAGTCGGTCAGCGTGGAGATGGTGCTGACGAAGCAGGACGTGGACGAGCATCTGAAGGGGCGGGGCGGCGCCTGGGACTTCCTTGTGGAGCGCTGGGAGACGTTCCCCCGGACCGCCGGCAAGCCCAGGAAGGTGATGTGGGACGTCGCCCTGGTCGAGGCGATGCTGCGCCCGGACCTCGCGACTCGCGTGGTCGTCGGCGCCCCGATCATCCGCGACGCCGAGACCGTCGAGCAGCATCCCGACAATCCCCGGCGGGTGACGGTCTTCGAGGCGATCGACGCCGAAGGCATGGCGCGAGATTTCTGGAAAGCGCTCGACGCCGCCGTGGCCGGGCATCGCTCCCCTTGA
- a CDS encoding cupin domain-containing protein encodes MSKAQEIIDALQLQPHPIEGGFFRETYRSTGAVPDAHLPAGYRGKGERSLGTSIYYLLTAETFSEMHRLPTEEVFHVYLGGPARMLQIDPDGTHRELILGADVLGGQRPQVVVPPNVWQGTLLEPGVDFILLGATMAPGFDFADYEQGEEADLVARYPEAAALIRKLTRV; translated from the coding sequence ATGAGCAAGGCCCAGGAAATCATCGACGCCCTGCAACTCCAGCCCCACCCGATCGAGGGAGGGTTCTTCCGCGAGACCTACCGATCCACCGGCGCGGTCCCGGACGCCCATCTCCCGGCCGGTTATCGCGGCAAGGGGGAGCGGTCGCTGGGGACGTCGATCTATTACCTGCTGACCGCCGAGACGTTCTCCGAGATGCACCGGCTCCCCACCGAGGAGGTTTTCCACGTCTATCTGGGAGGCCCGGCCCGGATGCTCCAGATCGACCCCGACGGGACCCATCGCGAGTTGATCCTGGGCGCGGACGTGCTCGGCGGCCAGCGCCCGCAGGTCGTCGTCCCTCCGAACGTCTGGCAGGGGACCCTGCTGGAGCCGGGCGTCGACTTCATCCTGCTGGGCGCCACGATGGCCCCCGGCTTCGACTTCGCCGACTACGAACAGGGCGAGGAAGCCGACCTCGTCGCCCGCTATCCCGAAGCCGCCGCGCTGATCCGCAAGCTGACTCGGGTTTGA
- a CDS encoding Ig domain-containing protein, which produces MRRNRRGGGGGLEFGGSGEDSFVAVVVTKLTGALLFILLLTMVIMALLPKAVDVGSAGPQAAAEARPLRIATPSELPEAIAGRPYTIALAADGGRGPLHWSLDGPLPEGLAFDGDSGLLKGTPTAGTPKPLELALRVSDGEAIAVGALRLVVYQSDVPLSTPAWWKPGIPPIPWRAWLDQGVGFLILWLVHLVGMSVLAGFERQTEGLSLAVEGGPREGSTFLTPRRFALYRALVRLSTLTAMIGLAAWLWSARP; this is translated from the coding sequence ATGCGACGGAATCGGCGAGGCGGCGGCGGCGGCCTGGAATTCGGCGGCTCGGGCGAGGATTCGTTCGTCGCCGTCGTGGTGACCAAGCTCACCGGCGCCCTGCTCTTCATCCTGCTGCTGACCATGGTCATCATGGCCCTCTTGCCCAAGGCCGTGGACGTGGGGTCGGCGGGGCCGCAGGCTGCGGCCGAGGCCCGGCCGCTTCGGATCGCGACGCCCTCGGAACTCCCCGAGGCGATCGCCGGTCGGCCCTACACCATCGCGCTGGCCGCCGACGGCGGTCGCGGGCCGTTGCACTGGTCGCTCGACGGCCCGTTGCCCGAGGGGCTGGCGTTCGACGGCGATTCGGGCCTGTTGAAAGGGACGCCGACGGCCGGGACGCCGAAGCCGCTCGAACTGGCCCTGCGGGTCAGCGACGGCGAGGCGATCGCGGTCGGGGCGCTTCGCCTGGTGGTCTACCAGAGCGACGTCCCCCTGAGCACCCCCGCCTGGTGGAAGCCCGGCATCCCCCCCATTCCCTGGCGCGCCTGGCTGGATCAGGGGGTCGGCTTCCTGATCCTCTGGCTCGTCCACCTGGTCGGCATGTCCGTCCTCGCCGGCTTCGAACGCCAGACCGAGGGCCTGAGCCTGGCCGTCGAGGGGGGGCCGCGCGAGGGCTCCACCTTCCTCACTCCCCGCCGCTTCGCCCTGTACCGGGCCCTGGTGCGGTTGAGCACCCTCACCGCCATGATCGGCCTGGCCGCCTGGCTCTGGTCGGCCCGGCCCTGA
- a CDS encoding MotA/TolQ/ExbB proton channel family protein encodes MAKESSDSPKAAYVAASAMLTLAILFPIALMIFDPTLMFERGWEQYVGTGIYFWAVATLAVELRRLWRDERAFDEAPALLRYVAAMLRSNATEAPTAEAQAIAADGRVLPVRVRQLAGHARESRSGSASQLMEVNREASGLDQEHAAGRFTLTRYILYLLPVIGFIGTVEGISKALMNISKVLPLVKDLDAFLGNLTGVTSALQIAFDSTLLALFLSAALMLVQTLVYRLAERHLARVDRWVVENVLPGVAARDPLGDRLDDLIAPHVDRLRSELATILEPAARALQGEAEKIGLSLNAPVEQLAKAVDRLPESLAAFREGADAIGRIGGEFEVLETFGESSRRSAASLSRIEDSLTRSDEPDPQLQEIKRALDRNTAAVESMASSWASAYEKSSRTTQEQLAKTMSNLKDALDLINVSIEQGNSLYRNIVKRMFDERSGRGGGDSTRAA; translated from the coding sequence ATGGCGAAGGAATCGTCGGATTCTCCGAAGGCGGCCTATGTTGCGGCGTCGGCGATGTTGACGCTGGCGATCCTGTTCCCGATCGCCCTGATGATCTTCGACCCCACGCTCATGTTCGAGCGAGGTTGGGAGCAGTACGTCGGGACCGGCATCTACTTCTGGGCGGTGGCCACGCTCGCCGTCGAGCTTCGCCGGCTCTGGCGGGATGAACGGGCGTTCGACGAGGCTCCCGCGTTACTCCGATACGTCGCCGCGATGCTTCGAAGCAACGCGACGGAAGCGCCGACGGCGGAGGCCCAGGCGATCGCGGCCGACGGCCGGGTCTTGCCCGTGCGGGTCCGTCAGCTCGCCGGGCACGCCCGCGAGTCCCGCTCGGGTTCGGCGAGCCAGCTCATGGAGGTGAACCGCGAGGCCTCGGGGCTGGACCAGGAACACGCCGCCGGGCGGTTCACGCTCACGCGGTACATCCTCTATCTCCTGCCGGTGATCGGCTTCATCGGCACGGTCGAGGGCATCTCGAAGGCCCTCATGAACATCAGCAAGGTCCTCCCCCTGGTCAAGGATCTGGACGCGTTCCTGGGGAACCTGACCGGCGTGACCTCGGCCTTGCAGATCGCCTTCGACAGCACGTTGCTGGCCCTGTTCCTGAGCGCCGCGCTGATGCTGGTGCAGACCCTGGTCTATCGCCTGGCGGAGCGGCACCTGGCGCGGGTGGATCGCTGGGTGGTGGAGAACGTCCTCCCCGGCGTGGCCGCCCGCGACCCGCTGGGCGACCGGCTCGACGACCTGATCGCCCCCCACGTCGATCGACTCCGGAGCGAGTTGGCGACGATCCTGGAGCCCGCCGCGAGGGCCTTGCAGGGGGAGGCCGAGAAGATCGGCCTGAGCCTGAACGCCCCGGTGGAGCAGCTTGCGAAGGCCGTCGACCGGCTGCCGGAGTCGCTGGCGGCCTTCCGCGAGGGGGCCGACGCGATCGGCCGGATCGGCGGCGAGTTCGAGGTCCTGGAGACGTTCGGCGAGTCTTCCCGGCGGTCGGCGGCGTCGCTCTCGCGGATCGAGGATTCGCTCACCCGGAGCGACGAGCCCGATCCCCAGCTCCAGGAGATCAAGCGGGCGCTCGACCGCAACACGGCGGCCGTCGAGAGCATGGCCTCGTCGTGGGCCTCGGCCTACGAGAAGTCGAGCCGGACGACCCAGGAGCAGCTCGCCAAGACCATGAGCAACCTGAAGGACGCCCTCGACCTGATCAACGTCAGCATCGAGCAGGGCAACTCCCTCTACCGCAACATCGTCAAGCGGATGTTCGACGAGCGGAGCGGGCGCGGCGGCGGCGATTCGACCCGCGCCGCCTGA
- a CDS encoding DUF1559 domain-containing protein has translation MEYRKRAGFTLIELLVVIAIIAVLIALLLPAVQSAREAARRSQCVNNLKQIGLGLHNYHQAVGSFPPGQLQATNQMSYPGYAGWTEWSAQAMILPYMEQTPLYNSINFAFCGGYDDGANINGTSWTTVVNGFLCPSDGNAAKGAVPRGTGSPNTNSYRGSIGTTSARWEQWPGYANCRPDPFNKSGGPPNCNPYSTGMFVYWAVNGIRDITDGSSNTIAFSESLVGDPAGVSVARPNNSVTGVSGATNLVQDASSLSDAVLIASIQACTTAYKAGLTNGNTNISNANGNRWGWGAMTMTLFNTIVPPNSKQHSFNSCRPDCAGCGPDDSAYSNAQSHHSGGVNVLMGDGSVKFVKDSINMRTWMALGTKAGGEVVSSDSY, from the coding sequence ATGGAGTACCGCAAGCGAGCGGGGTTCACCCTGATTGAACTCCTCGTCGTCATCGCCATCATCGCCGTCTTGATCGCCCTGCTGCTTCCGGCCGTGCAGTCGGCGCGCGAGGCCGCTCGTCGTTCCCAGTGCGTCAACAACCTCAAGCAGATCGGCCTGGGGTTGCACAACTATCACCAGGCCGTGGGCTCGTTCCCGCCGGGACAGCTGCAGGCGACCAACCAGATGAGCTACCCGGGCTACGCCGGGTGGACCGAGTGGAGCGCCCAGGCGATGATCCTGCCCTACATGGAGCAGACGCCGCTTTACAACTCGATCAACTTCGCCTTCTGCGGCGGCTATGACGACGGCGCCAACATCAACGGCACCTCGTGGACGACCGTCGTCAACGGCTTCCTCTGCCCCTCCGACGGCAACGCGGCCAAGGGCGCCGTCCCCCGCGGGACCGGCTCGCCCAACACCAACAGCTACCGCGGCAGCATCGGCACCACCAGCGCCCGCTGGGAGCAGTGGCCCGGCTACGCCAACTGCCGCCCCGACCCGTTCAACAAGAGCGGCGGCCCCCCGAACTGCAACCCCTACTCCACGGGCATGTTCGTCTACTGGGCCGTCAACGGGATCCGCGACATCACCGACGGCAGCTCGAACACCATCGCCTTCTCCGAGTCGCTCGTCGGCGACCCCGCCGGCGTCTCGGTGGCCCGTCCCAACAACTCGGTGACCGGCGTGAGCGGCGCCACCAACCTGGTGCAGGACGCCTCCTCGCTGTCCGACGCCGTCCTGATCGCCTCGATCCAGGCCTGCACGACCGCCTACAAGGCCGGCCTCACCAACGGCAACACCAACATCAGCAACGCCAACGGCAACCGCTGGGGCTGGGGCGCCATGACGATGACCCTGTTCAACACGATCGTCCCCCCCAACTCCAAGCAGCACAGCTTCAACTCCTGCCGCCCCGACTGCGCCGGCTGCGGCCCTGACGACTCGGCCTACTCCAACGCCCAGAGCCACCACTCCGGCGGCGTCAACGTCCTGATGGGCGACGGCTCCGTGAAGTTCGTCAAGGACTCCATCAACATGCGGACCTGGATGGCCCTCGGCACCAAGGCCGGCGGCGAGGTCGTCAGCTCCGACTCCTACTGA
- a CDS encoding FG-GAP-like repeat-containing protein: MRRRLPVILPVLVGLAALGWFALRVRDDGRIAEALRLARIDLEAGRPGLARDRLAPIAASRPDRADLAYWLGVSAWEAGDQAAGAEALRRIPDADPLARDAALTLGRLELEAGRLRPAEEALDRAAKGGGPVADQAWDALGRLYALAGRPRDQRRLLLRQAGRTNDPSDSLRALWALDGVAYPVDGVRRALEDAHARNPDDDRTWLALADLELRAGALDAADRWLSKCEAATPDDTLVARSRLLWSKAADRPEVAVKAARLVPADALSPGERDALRAWLDARAGDREAERATLEGWLEREPGALVPLERLAGLEAESGRVEPAAELRRRKAAVEAARERRRALLSQPDPASRAAEIARASEAAGALEEAALWWRLAARKAADATARDEAEAKARALSEKPAAPAPIGLVSDWLGPLADRFASSEGETPAGSVPTYVDDAEARGLRFTFDNGRSEARQLPETMSGGLAVFDYDGDGRLDVYAVQGGTFPPPPSAPFGDRLFRNRGDGTFEDATEAAGLAKLPGGYGHGVAVGDFDGDGHADVFVTRWRRYALYRNRGDGTFEDATEAVGLGGDRDWPTSAAFADLDGDGDLDLYVCHYLRWDEANPQFCPDASGKGASYCDPRLFPAIGDRLYRNDGGRFIDATEEAGIVDPDGRGLGVVAADLDDDGLVDLFVANDTTSNLFFRNQGGLKFAEQAMEAGLAASAGGGFLAGMGIACGDLDGDGLLDLAVTNFYGESTTLYHNHGGGLFSDRSAAAGLASATRYVLGFGLAALDADCDGLLDLAQANGHVNDYSPATRYAMPAQLFLGDVRGRLRDVSAQAGPPWSVPRVGRGLAIGDLDDDGRPEILMVADGESLACFHQASSPGRSVGLQLVGTKSNRDAVGAKVTLLAGGRRQVAVRFGGGSYQSAVSPRLHFGLGAAPRIDRIEVAWPSGRLDTFEDLDPDRVYRLVEGESRPEPLPGKGP; the protein is encoded by the coding sequence ATGCGACGTCGCCTCCCCGTGATCCTCCCCGTGCTGGTCGGCCTCGCGGCCCTCGGCTGGTTCGCCCTCCGCGTCCGCGACGATGGGCGGATCGCCGAGGCGCTCCGGCTCGCCCGGATCGACCTGGAGGCCGGTCGTCCCGGGCTTGCCCGCGATCGGCTCGCACCCATCGCCGCGAGCCGGCCGGATCGGGCGGACCTCGCCTACTGGCTGGGGGTCTCCGCCTGGGAGGCCGGGGACCAGGCCGCGGGAGCCGAGGCCCTGCGTCGCATCCCCGACGCCGACCCCCTGGCGCGGGACGCCGCACTGACGCTCGGCCGCCTGGAGTTGGAAGCCGGCCGACTTCGACCGGCCGAGGAGGCGCTCGACCGGGCCGCGAAGGGGGGCGGGCCGGTCGCCGACCAGGCGTGGGACGCCCTCGGCCGCCTCTACGCCCTGGCGGGCCGGCCCCGAGACCAGCGCCGGCTGCTCCTCCGTCAGGCCGGTCGCACCAACGATCCGAGCGACTCGCTTCGCGCCCTCTGGGCGCTCGACGGCGTCGCCTATCCGGTCGACGGCGTCCGCCGGGCTCTCGAAGACGCCCACGCCAGGAACCCGGACGACGACCGGACGTGGCTCGCCCTGGCCGACCTGGAACTCCGCGCCGGGGCCCTCGACGCGGCCGACCGATGGCTCTCGAAGTGCGAGGCCGCCACGCCCGACGACACCCTGGTCGCTCGCTCGCGACTGCTCTGGAGCAAGGCCGCCGACCGCCCGGAGGTCGCCGTCAAGGCCGCGCGACTCGTCCCCGCCGACGCCCTCTCGCCCGGCGAGCGCGACGCCCTCCGCGCCTGGCTCGACGCCCGCGCCGGCGACCGCGAAGCCGAACGCGCGACGCTGGAAGGCTGGCTGGAACGGGAGCCCGGCGCCCTCGTCCCGCTGGAACGTCTGGCCGGTCTGGAGGCCGAGTCCGGCCGGGTCGAGCCCGCCGCCGAGCTTCGCCGCCGCAAGGCCGCGGTCGAGGCCGCCCGCGAACGCCGACGCGCCCTTTTGAGCCAGCCCGACCCGGCGTCGCGCGCGGCCGAGATCGCCCGCGCCTCGGAAGCCGCCGGTGCGCTCGAAGAGGCCGCCCTCTGGTGGCGGCTGGCCGCCCGCAAGGCCGCCGACGCGACCGCCCGCGACGAGGCGGAGGCGAAGGCCCGCGCCCTCTCGGAGAAGCCCGCCGCCCCCGCCCCGATCGGCCTCGTCTCCGACTGGCTGGGACCGCTCGCCGACCGCTTCGCCTCGTCGGAAGGCGAGACGCCCGCCGGATCGGTCCCGACGTACGTCGACGACGCGGAGGCTCGCGGCCTGCGCTTCACGTTCGACAACGGCCGGAGCGAGGCTCGACAGCTCCCCGAGACGATGAGCGGCGGCCTCGCGGTCTTCGATTACGACGGCGACGGTCGGCTCGACGTCTACGCGGTGCAGGGGGGGACGTTCCCCCCGCCCCCCTCCGCCCCCTTCGGCGACCGCCTGTTCCGCAACCGGGGCGACGGCACGTTCGAGGACGCCACCGAGGCCGCCGGCCTGGCGAAACTCCCCGGCGGCTACGGCCACGGCGTCGCCGTGGGGGACTTCGACGGCGACGGCCACGCCGACGTCTTCGTCACCCGTTGGCGGCGCTACGCCCTCTACCGCAACCGGGGCGACGGCACGTTCGAGGACGCCACCGAGGCCGTCGGACTGGGGGGCGATCGCGACTGGCCGACGTCCGCCGCCTTCGCCGACCTCGACGGCGACGGCGACCTGGACCTCTATGTCTGCCACTACCTGCGCTGGGACGAGGCGAACCCGCAGTTCTGCCCCGACGCATCCGGCAAGGGGGCGTCCTACTGCGACCCCCGCCTCTTCCCGGCGATCGGCGACCGCCTGTATCGCAACGACGGCGGCCGATTCATCGATGCGACCGAGGAGGCGGGGATCGTCGACCCGGACGGTCGGGGCCTGGGGGTCGTCGCCGCCGACCTGGACGACGACGGGCTCGTCGACCTGTTCGTCGCCAACGACACCACGTCGAACCTGTTCTTCCGCAACCAGGGTGGCCTGAAGTTCGCCGAGCAGGCGATGGAGGCCGGGCTGGCGGCGTCGGCCGGGGGCGGGTTCCTGGCGGGGATGGGGATCGCCTGCGGCGACCTCGACGGCGACGGCCTCCTGGACCTGGCGGTCACCAACTTCTACGGCGAGTCCACCACGCTCTATCACAACCACGGCGGGGGCCTGTTCAGCGACCGCTCGGCCGCCGCCGGGCTCGCCTCGGCCACGCGCTACGTCCTGGGCTTCGGCCTCGCCGCGCTCGACGCCGATTGCGACGGCCTTCTCGATTTGGCGCAGGCCAACGGCCACGTCAACGACTACAGCCCGGCGACCCGCTACGCGATGCCCGCCCAGCTCTTCCTCGGCGACGTCCGGGGCCGGCTCCGCGACGTCTCCGCCCAGGCCGGGCCCCCCTGGTCCGTCCCCCGCGTGGGCCGGGGCCTCGCGATCGGCGACCTCGACGACGACGGCCGCCCGGAGATCCTGATGGTCGCCGACGGCGAGTCCCTCGCCTGTTTCCACCAGGCGAGTTCCCCCGGCCGATCCGTCGGCCTCCAACTCGTCGGCACGAAGTCCAACCGCGACGCCGTGGGCGCGAAGGTCACGCTCCTGGCCGGGGGCCGTCGCCAGGTCGCCGTCCGCTTCGGCGGCGGCAGCTACCAGTCCGCCGTCTCCCCGCGCCTCCACTTCGGCCTCGGCGCCGCCCCCAGGATCGACCGAATCGAAGTCGCCTGGCCCTCCGGCCGTCTCGACACCTTCGAGGATCTCGACCCCGACCGCGTCTATCGCCTCGTCGAAGGTGAATCCAGGCCCGAGCCGCTGCCCGGCAAGGGCCCGTGA